A single region of the Salvia miltiorrhiza cultivar Shanhuang (shh) chromosome 8, IMPLAD_Smil_shh, whole genome shotgun sequence genome encodes:
- the LOC131000042 gene encoding auxin response factor 4-like isoform X6 has product MSEVEKNNACVNGGECEESAPPPSIYVELWHACAGPLTSLPKKGNVVVYFPQGHMEQAASASPFPPMDMPTFDLPPQIFCRVIDVRLLANKENDEVYTQLNLLPLPELAGVKLDGKESENAGVDEDGNGVMPAKSTSHMFCKTLTASDTSTHGGFSVPRRAAEDCFPPLDYKEQRPSQELIAKDLHGVEWKFRHIYRGQPRRHLLTTGWSIFVSQKNLVSGDAVLFLRGEAGELRLGIRRAAQPRNGLPDSIIKNQSSYPNVLSPVANAISSNNSFHVFYSPRASHADFIIPVEKYVKCATSQVPVGTRFRMRFDFDDSPERRFSGVVTGVGDIDPYRWQNSKWRCLMVRWDEDIMSNHQERVSPWDIDFSGGGAVLDFEDSIRSSKVLQGQENVGLVSPFYRGDCVNRQLDFGMQPTAPNPVPNRMDKFNYGEFVRNHAPANFTGFLESNWFPKVLQGQEICSFKSLAGRSSSDLGVWSKPQHGYSIHNQRPTTPSFYPLASEGSRSMPIPRKSIHTGGGQIPLMLSNFSNFQTGNRVLSPTSILSGTKADVGRMPHLTNEPRAQERTSALKNVNSDNNMTEKVPSCKIFGFSLTEDPAAINLQGPSKRSCTKVHKQGSLVGRAVDLSRLNGYDDLLTELEMLFNMEGLLRDPNHGWRILYTDSENDMMVVGDDPWHEFIDVATKIHIYTQEEVEKLTVGMNSDDTKSCLEEAPSAPDVSKSSSVGQPDSSPTVIRM; this is encoded by the exons A TGAGTGAGGTGGAGAAGAATAATGCATGTGTGAATGGAGGAGAATGTGAAG AATCTGCTCCACCACCATCGATATATGTGGAGCTCTGGCATGCTTGTGCTGGACCTCTCACCAGCTTGCCCAAGAAAGGAAATGTGGTGGTGTATTTCCCTCAAGGCCACATGGAGCAGGCTGCCTCTGCCTCACCCTTTCCTCCCATGGATATGCCCACTTTTGATCTTCCTCCACAGATCTTTTGCCGGGTTATCGATGTTCGGTTACTT GCAAACAAGGAGAATGATGAGGTTTACACTCAACTGAATCTGCTTCCTCTGCCAGAG CTGGCAGGGGTGAAATTGGACGGCAAAGAGAGTGAAAATGCGGGTGTTGACGAGGATGGGAATGGTGTTATGCCTGCAAAGTCGACTTCCCATATGTTCTGCAAGACTTTGACTGCTTCGGATACCAGTACCCATGGTGGATTTTCTGTTCCTCGTAGGGCTGCTGAAGACTGCTTCCCCCCTCTG GATTATAAAGAGCAAAGGCCCTCCCAGGAACTCATAGCCAAGGACCTGCATGGAGTGGAGTGGAAGTTCCGACACATTTATAGAG GCCAGCCAAGGCGGCATTTGCTCACTACTGGTTGGAGTATATTTGTCAGTCAGAAGAACCTTGTCTCGGGGGATGCTGTTCTCTTTCTGAG AGGAGAAGCTGGAGAACTACGGTTGGGGATTAGACGAGCTGCTCAACCTAGGAATGGCTTGCCTGATTCGATCATTAAGAATCAGAGTTCTTATCCCAATGTCCTCTCTCCAGTTGCAAATGCTATATCAAGCAACAACTCGTTTCATGTTTTCTACAGCCCAAG gGCGAGCCATGCTGATTTCATTATTCCCGTTGAAAAATATGTGAAGTGTGCCACCAGTCAGGTACCTGTTGGGACAAGATTCAGAATGAGATTCGACTTTGATGATTCTCCTGAAAGAAG GTTCAGTGGGGTGGTGACTGGAGTCGGCGACATTGATCCCTATAGATGGCAGAACTCGAAATGGAGATGCCTGATG GTGCGTTGGGACGAGGACATCATGAGTAACCACCAAGAACGAGTTTCTCCGTGGGACATTGATTTCTCAG GCGGGGGCGCTGTTTTGGACTTTGAGGATTCGATAAGATCCTCCAAGGTCTTGCAAGGTCAAGAAAATGTAGGTCTAGTTTCACCTTTCTATAGAGGTGATTGTGTGAACCGCCAGCTCGATTTCGGTATGCAACCTACCGCACCTAATCCTGTGCCAAACAGGATGGATAAGTTTAACTACGGCGAGTTTGTGAGAAACCACGCGCCCGCCAACTTCACAGGCTTTCTGGAATCCAATTGGTTTCCTAAGGTCTTGCAAGGTCAAGAAATTTGCTCATTCAAATCTCTAGCAGGGAGAAGTAGCTCGGATCTCGGTGTTTGGTCGAAACCTCAACACGGTTACAGCATTCACAATCAGAGGCCGACGACGCCCAGCTTCTATCCCCTGGCTTCAGAAGGTTCTAGAAGCATGCCGATTCCACGCAAGAGCATCCATACAGGAGGAGGACAAATCCCTCTCATGCTATCCAACTTCTCAAATTTTCAGACAGGAAATCGTGTTCTCAGCCCTACTTCGATCCTGAGTGGGACCAAAGCCGATGTAGGTCGGATGCCACATCTGACAAACGAACCGAGGGCGCAGGAGAGAACGTCTGCTCTTAAAAATGTGAACAGCGATAACAACATGACGGAGAAAGTTCCGAGCTGCAAGATATTCGGTTTCTCTCTGACGGAGGATCCTGCCGCCATCAACCTACAGGGTCCTAGCAAGAGGAGCTGTACAAAG GTTCACAAACAAGGTAGCTTGGTGGGGAGAGCCGTTGATCTTTCACGACTGAACGGCTACGACGATCTGCTGACTGAGCTCGAGATGCTGTTCAACATGGAAGGCCTCTTGCGCGATCCCAACCACGGATGGCGCATACTGTACACCGATAGCGAGAACGACATGATGGTCGTTGGCGACGACCCTTGGCA CGAGTTTATTGATGTGGCGACGAAGATCCACATATACACACAGGAGGAAGTGGAGAAGCTGACGGTCGGAATGAACAGCGACGACACCAAGAGCTGCCTGGAGGAAGCGCCGTCAGCGCCCGACGTGTCCAAGTCGTCGTCGGTAGGGCAGCCCGATTCTTCCCCGACTGTGATAAGGATGTGA
- the LOC131000042 gene encoding auxin response factor 4-like isoform X2 produces MEFDLNDAVSEVEKNNACVNGGECEGGSGDYGCLQTSISLPPSSSAASHSSSSSSSCSSPCSESAPPPSIYVELWHACAGPLTSLPKKGNVVVYFPQGHMEQAASASPFPPMDMPTFDLPPQIFCRVIDVRLLANKENDEVYTQLNLLPLPELAGVKLDGKESENAGVDEDGNGVMPAKSTSHMFCKTLTASDTSTHGGFSVPRRAAEDCFPPLDYKEQRPSQELIAKDLHGVEWKFRHIYRGQPRRHLLTTGWSIFVSQKNLVSGDAVLFLRGEAGELRLGIRRAAQPRNGLPDSIIKNQSSYPNVLSPVANAISSNNSFHVFYSPRASHADFIIPVEKYVKCATSQVPVGTRFRMRFDFDDSPERRFSGVVTGVGDIDPYRWQNSKWRCLMVRWDEDIMSNHQERVSPWDIDFSGGGAVLDFEDSIRSSKVLQGQENVGLVSPFYRGDCVNRQLDFGMQPTAPNPVPNRMDKFNYGEFVRNHAPANFTGFLESNWFPKVLQGQEICSFKSLAGRSSSDLGVWSKPQHGYSIHNQRPTTPSFYPLASEGSRSMPIPRKSIHTGGGQIPLMLSNFSNFQTGNRVLSPTSILSGTKADVGRMPHLTNEPRAQERTSALKNVNSDNNMTEKVPSCKIFGFSLTEDPAAINLQGPSKRSCTKVHKQGSLVGRAVDLSRLNGYDDLLTELEMLFNMEGLLRDPNHGWRILYTDSENDMMVVGDDPWHEFIDVATKIHIYTQEEVEKLTVGMNSDDTKSCLEEAPSAPDVSKSSSVGQPDSSPTVIRM; encoded by the exons ATGGAATTTGATCTGAATGATGCAGTGAGTGAGGTGGAGAAGAATAATGCATGTGTGAATGGAGGAGAATGTGAAGGTGGTAGTGGTGATTATGGGTGTTTGCAAACTTCAATTTCGTTACCGCCCTCTTCGAGTGCTGCCTCTcactcatcatcttcttcttcttcttgttcttcccCTTGTTCAGAATCTGCTCCACCACCATCGATATATGTGGAGCTCTGGCATGCTTGTGCTGGACCTCTCACCAGCTTGCCCAAGAAAGGAAATGTGGTGGTGTATTTCCCTCAAGGCCACATGGAGCAGGCTGCCTCTGCCTCACCCTTTCCTCCCATGGATATGCCCACTTTTGATCTTCCTCCACAGATCTTTTGCCGGGTTATCGATGTTCGGTTACTT GCAAACAAGGAGAATGATGAGGTTTACACTCAACTGAATCTGCTTCCTCTGCCAGAG CTGGCAGGGGTGAAATTGGACGGCAAAGAGAGTGAAAATGCGGGTGTTGACGAGGATGGGAATGGTGTTATGCCTGCAAAGTCGACTTCCCATATGTTCTGCAAGACTTTGACTGCTTCGGATACCAGTACCCATGGTGGATTTTCTGTTCCTCGTAGGGCTGCTGAAGACTGCTTCCCCCCTCTG GATTATAAAGAGCAAAGGCCCTCCCAGGAACTCATAGCCAAGGACCTGCATGGAGTGGAGTGGAAGTTCCGACACATTTATAGAG GCCAGCCAAGGCGGCATTTGCTCACTACTGGTTGGAGTATATTTGTCAGTCAGAAGAACCTTGTCTCGGGGGATGCTGTTCTCTTTCTGAG AGGAGAAGCTGGAGAACTACGGTTGGGGATTAGACGAGCTGCTCAACCTAGGAATGGCTTGCCTGATTCGATCATTAAGAATCAGAGTTCTTATCCCAATGTCCTCTCTCCAGTTGCAAATGCTATATCAAGCAACAACTCGTTTCATGTTTTCTACAGCCCAAG gGCGAGCCATGCTGATTTCATTATTCCCGTTGAAAAATATGTGAAGTGTGCCACCAGTCAGGTACCTGTTGGGACAAGATTCAGAATGAGATTCGACTTTGATGATTCTCCTGAAAGAAG GTTCAGTGGGGTGGTGACTGGAGTCGGCGACATTGATCCCTATAGATGGCAGAACTCGAAATGGAGATGCCTGATG GTGCGTTGGGACGAGGACATCATGAGTAACCACCAAGAACGAGTTTCTCCGTGGGACATTGATTTCTCAG GCGGGGGCGCTGTTTTGGACTTTGAGGATTCGATAAGATCCTCCAAGGTCTTGCAAGGTCAAGAAAATGTAGGTCTAGTTTCACCTTTCTATAGAGGTGATTGTGTGAACCGCCAGCTCGATTTCGGTATGCAACCTACCGCACCTAATCCTGTGCCAAACAGGATGGATAAGTTTAACTACGGCGAGTTTGTGAGAAACCACGCGCCCGCCAACTTCACAGGCTTTCTGGAATCCAATTGGTTTCCTAAGGTCTTGCAAGGTCAAGAAATTTGCTCATTCAAATCTCTAGCAGGGAGAAGTAGCTCGGATCTCGGTGTTTGGTCGAAACCTCAACACGGTTACAGCATTCACAATCAGAGGCCGACGACGCCCAGCTTCTATCCCCTGGCTTCAGAAGGTTCTAGAAGCATGCCGATTCCACGCAAGAGCATCCATACAGGAGGAGGACAAATCCCTCTCATGCTATCCAACTTCTCAAATTTTCAGACAGGAAATCGTGTTCTCAGCCCTACTTCGATCCTGAGTGGGACCAAAGCCGATGTAGGTCGGATGCCACATCTGACAAACGAACCGAGGGCGCAGGAGAGAACGTCTGCTCTTAAAAATGTGAACAGCGATAACAACATGACGGAGAAAGTTCCGAGCTGCAAGATATTCGGTTTCTCTCTGACGGAGGATCCTGCCGCCATCAACCTACAGGGTCCTAGCAAGAGGAGCTGTACAAAG GTTCACAAACAAGGTAGCTTGGTGGGGAGAGCCGTTGATCTTTCACGACTGAACGGCTACGACGATCTGCTGACTGAGCTCGAGATGCTGTTCAACATGGAAGGCCTCTTGCGCGATCCCAACCACGGATGGCGCATACTGTACACCGATAGCGAGAACGACATGATGGTCGTTGGCGACGACCCTTGGCA CGAGTTTATTGATGTGGCGACGAAGATCCACATATACACACAGGAGGAAGTGGAGAAGCTGACGGTCGGAATGAACAGCGACGACACCAAGAGCTGCCTGGAGGAAGCGCCGTCAGCGCCCGACGTGTCCAAGTCGTCGTCGGTAGGGCAGCCCGATTCTTCCCCGACTGTGATAAGGATGTGA
- the LOC131000042 gene encoding auxin response factor 4-like isoform X3, giving the protein MEFDLNDAVSEVEKNNACVNGGECEESAPPPSIYVELWHACAGPLTSLPKKGNVVVYFPQGHMEQAASASPFPPMDMPTFDLPPQIFCRVIDVRLLANKENDEVYTQLNLLPLPELAGVKLDGKESENAGVDEDGNGVMPAKSTSHMFCKTLTASDTSTHGGFSVPRRAAEDCFPPLDYKEQRPSQELIAKDLHGVEWKFRHIYRGQPRRHLLTTGWSIFVSQKNLVSGDAVLFLRGEAGELRLGIRRAAQPRNGLPDSIIKNQSSYPNVLSPVANAISSNNSFHVFYSPRASHADFIIPVEKYVKCATSQVPVGTRFRMRFDFDDSPERRFSGVVTGVGDIDPYRWQNSKWRCLMVRWDEDIMSNHQERVSPWDIDFSGNYAPLSIQSSPRMKKLRSNLHVTPHGSPIAGGGAVLDFEDSIRSSKVLQGQENVGLVSPFYRGDCVNRQLDFGMQPTAPNPVPNRMDKFNYGEFVRNHAPANFTGFLESNWFPKVLQGQEICSFKSLAGRSSSDLGVWSKPQHGYSIHNQRPTTPSFYPLASEGSRSMPIPRKSIHTGGGQIPLMLSNFSNFQTGNRVLSPTSILSGTKADVGRMPHLTNEPRAQERTSALKNVNSDNNMTEKVPSCKIFGFSLTEDPAAINLQGPSKRSCTKVHKQGSLVGRAVDLSRLNGYDDLLTELEMLFNMEGLLRDPNHGWRILYTDSENDMMVVGDDPWHEFIDVATKIHIYTQEEVEKLTVGMNSDDTKSCLEEAPSAPDVSKSSSVGQPDSSPTVIRM; this is encoded by the exons ATGGAATTTGATCTGAATGATGCAGTGAGTGAGGTGGAGAAGAATAATGCATGTGTGAATGGAGGAGAATGTGAAG AATCTGCTCCACCACCATCGATATATGTGGAGCTCTGGCATGCTTGTGCTGGACCTCTCACCAGCTTGCCCAAGAAAGGAAATGTGGTGGTGTATTTCCCTCAAGGCCACATGGAGCAGGCTGCCTCTGCCTCACCCTTTCCTCCCATGGATATGCCCACTTTTGATCTTCCTCCACAGATCTTTTGCCGGGTTATCGATGTTCGGTTACTT GCAAACAAGGAGAATGATGAGGTTTACACTCAACTGAATCTGCTTCCTCTGCCAGAG CTGGCAGGGGTGAAATTGGACGGCAAAGAGAGTGAAAATGCGGGTGTTGACGAGGATGGGAATGGTGTTATGCCTGCAAAGTCGACTTCCCATATGTTCTGCAAGACTTTGACTGCTTCGGATACCAGTACCCATGGTGGATTTTCTGTTCCTCGTAGGGCTGCTGAAGACTGCTTCCCCCCTCTG GATTATAAAGAGCAAAGGCCCTCCCAGGAACTCATAGCCAAGGACCTGCATGGAGTGGAGTGGAAGTTCCGACACATTTATAGAG GCCAGCCAAGGCGGCATTTGCTCACTACTGGTTGGAGTATATTTGTCAGTCAGAAGAACCTTGTCTCGGGGGATGCTGTTCTCTTTCTGAG AGGAGAAGCTGGAGAACTACGGTTGGGGATTAGACGAGCTGCTCAACCTAGGAATGGCTTGCCTGATTCGATCATTAAGAATCAGAGTTCTTATCCCAATGTCCTCTCTCCAGTTGCAAATGCTATATCAAGCAACAACTCGTTTCATGTTTTCTACAGCCCAAG gGCGAGCCATGCTGATTTCATTATTCCCGTTGAAAAATATGTGAAGTGTGCCACCAGTCAGGTACCTGTTGGGACAAGATTCAGAATGAGATTCGACTTTGATGATTCTCCTGAAAGAAG GTTCAGTGGGGTGGTGACTGGAGTCGGCGACATTGATCCCTATAGATGGCAGAACTCGAAATGGAGATGCCTGATG GTGCGTTGGGACGAGGACATCATGAGTAACCACCAAGAACGAGTTTCTCCGTGGGACATTGATTTCTCAGGTAACTATGCACCTCTGAGTATCCAGTCCTCACCTAGGATGAAGAAACTGAGGTCAAATCTGCACGTTACCCCGCATGGCAGCCCAATTGCTG GCGGGGGCGCTGTTTTGGACTTTGAGGATTCGATAAGATCCTCCAAGGTCTTGCAAGGTCAAGAAAATGTAGGTCTAGTTTCACCTTTCTATAGAGGTGATTGTGTGAACCGCCAGCTCGATTTCGGTATGCAACCTACCGCACCTAATCCTGTGCCAAACAGGATGGATAAGTTTAACTACGGCGAGTTTGTGAGAAACCACGCGCCCGCCAACTTCACAGGCTTTCTGGAATCCAATTGGTTTCCTAAGGTCTTGCAAGGTCAAGAAATTTGCTCATTCAAATCTCTAGCAGGGAGAAGTAGCTCGGATCTCGGTGTTTGGTCGAAACCTCAACACGGTTACAGCATTCACAATCAGAGGCCGACGACGCCCAGCTTCTATCCCCTGGCTTCAGAAGGTTCTAGAAGCATGCCGATTCCACGCAAGAGCATCCATACAGGAGGAGGACAAATCCCTCTCATGCTATCCAACTTCTCAAATTTTCAGACAGGAAATCGTGTTCTCAGCCCTACTTCGATCCTGAGTGGGACCAAAGCCGATGTAGGTCGGATGCCACATCTGACAAACGAACCGAGGGCGCAGGAGAGAACGTCTGCTCTTAAAAATGTGAACAGCGATAACAACATGACGGAGAAAGTTCCGAGCTGCAAGATATTCGGTTTCTCTCTGACGGAGGATCCTGCCGCCATCAACCTACAGGGTCCTAGCAAGAGGAGCTGTACAAAG GTTCACAAACAAGGTAGCTTGGTGGGGAGAGCCGTTGATCTTTCACGACTGAACGGCTACGACGATCTGCTGACTGAGCTCGAGATGCTGTTCAACATGGAAGGCCTCTTGCGCGATCCCAACCACGGATGGCGCATACTGTACACCGATAGCGAGAACGACATGATGGTCGTTGGCGACGACCCTTGGCA CGAGTTTATTGATGTGGCGACGAAGATCCACATATACACACAGGAGGAAGTGGAGAAGCTGACGGTCGGAATGAACAGCGACGACACCAAGAGCTGCCTGGAGGAAGCGCCGTCAGCGCCCGACGTGTCCAAGTCGTCGTCGGTAGGGCAGCCCGATTCTTCCCCGACTGTGATAAGGATGTGA
- the LOC131000042 gene encoding auxin response factor 4-like isoform X4, protein MSEVEKNNACVNGGECEESAPPPSIYVELWHACAGPLTSLPKKGNVVVYFPQGHMEQAASASPFPPMDMPTFDLPPQIFCRVIDVRLLANKENDEVYTQLNLLPLPELAGVKLDGKESENAGVDEDGNGVMPAKSTSHMFCKTLTASDTSTHGGFSVPRRAAEDCFPPLDYKEQRPSQELIAKDLHGVEWKFRHIYRGQPRRHLLTTGWSIFVSQKNLVSGDAVLFLRGEAGELRLGIRRAAQPRNGLPDSIIKNQSSYPNVLSPVANAISSNNSFHVFYSPRASHADFIIPVEKYVKCATSQVPVGTRFRMRFDFDDSPERRFSGVVTGVGDIDPYRWQNSKWRCLMVRWDEDIMSNHQERVSPWDIDFSGNYAPLSIQSSPRMKKLRSNLHVTPHGSPIAGGGAVLDFEDSIRSSKVLQGQENVGLVSPFYRGDCVNRQLDFGMQPTAPNPVPNRMDKFNYGEFVRNHAPANFTGFLESNWFPKVLQGQEICSFKSLAGRSSSDLGVWSKPQHGYSIHNQRPTTPSFYPLASEGSRSMPIPRKSIHTGGGQIPLMLSNFSNFQTGNRVLSPTSILSGTKADVGRMPHLTNEPRAQERTSALKNVNSDNNMTEKVPSCKIFGFSLTEDPAAINLQGPSKRSCTKVHKQGSLVGRAVDLSRLNGYDDLLTELEMLFNMEGLLRDPNHGWRILYTDSENDMMVVGDDPWHEFIDVATKIHIYTQEEVEKLTVGMNSDDTKSCLEEAPSAPDVSKSSSVGQPDSSPTVIRM, encoded by the exons A TGAGTGAGGTGGAGAAGAATAATGCATGTGTGAATGGAGGAGAATGTGAAG AATCTGCTCCACCACCATCGATATATGTGGAGCTCTGGCATGCTTGTGCTGGACCTCTCACCAGCTTGCCCAAGAAAGGAAATGTGGTGGTGTATTTCCCTCAAGGCCACATGGAGCAGGCTGCCTCTGCCTCACCCTTTCCTCCCATGGATATGCCCACTTTTGATCTTCCTCCACAGATCTTTTGCCGGGTTATCGATGTTCGGTTACTT GCAAACAAGGAGAATGATGAGGTTTACACTCAACTGAATCTGCTTCCTCTGCCAGAG CTGGCAGGGGTGAAATTGGACGGCAAAGAGAGTGAAAATGCGGGTGTTGACGAGGATGGGAATGGTGTTATGCCTGCAAAGTCGACTTCCCATATGTTCTGCAAGACTTTGACTGCTTCGGATACCAGTACCCATGGTGGATTTTCTGTTCCTCGTAGGGCTGCTGAAGACTGCTTCCCCCCTCTG GATTATAAAGAGCAAAGGCCCTCCCAGGAACTCATAGCCAAGGACCTGCATGGAGTGGAGTGGAAGTTCCGACACATTTATAGAG GCCAGCCAAGGCGGCATTTGCTCACTACTGGTTGGAGTATATTTGTCAGTCAGAAGAACCTTGTCTCGGGGGATGCTGTTCTCTTTCTGAG AGGAGAAGCTGGAGAACTACGGTTGGGGATTAGACGAGCTGCTCAACCTAGGAATGGCTTGCCTGATTCGATCATTAAGAATCAGAGTTCTTATCCCAATGTCCTCTCTCCAGTTGCAAATGCTATATCAAGCAACAACTCGTTTCATGTTTTCTACAGCCCAAG gGCGAGCCATGCTGATTTCATTATTCCCGTTGAAAAATATGTGAAGTGTGCCACCAGTCAGGTACCTGTTGGGACAAGATTCAGAATGAGATTCGACTTTGATGATTCTCCTGAAAGAAG GTTCAGTGGGGTGGTGACTGGAGTCGGCGACATTGATCCCTATAGATGGCAGAACTCGAAATGGAGATGCCTGATG GTGCGTTGGGACGAGGACATCATGAGTAACCACCAAGAACGAGTTTCTCCGTGGGACATTGATTTCTCAGGTAACTATGCACCTCTGAGTATCCAGTCCTCACCTAGGATGAAGAAACTGAGGTCAAATCTGCACGTTACCCCGCATGGCAGCCCAATTGCTG GCGGGGGCGCTGTTTTGGACTTTGAGGATTCGATAAGATCCTCCAAGGTCTTGCAAGGTCAAGAAAATGTAGGTCTAGTTTCACCTTTCTATAGAGGTGATTGTGTGAACCGCCAGCTCGATTTCGGTATGCAACCTACCGCACCTAATCCTGTGCCAAACAGGATGGATAAGTTTAACTACGGCGAGTTTGTGAGAAACCACGCGCCCGCCAACTTCACAGGCTTTCTGGAATCCAATTGGTTTCCTAAGGTCTTGCAAGGTCAAGAAATTTGCTCATTCAAATCTCTAGCAGGGAGAAGTAGCTCGGATCTCGGTGTTTGGTCGAAACCTCAACACGGTTACAGCATTCACAATCAGAGGCCGACGACGCCCAGCTTCTATCCCCTGGCTTCAGAAGGTTCTAGAAGCATGCCGATTCCACGCAAGAGCATCCATACAGGAGGAGGACAAATCCCTCTCATGCTATCCAACTTCTCAAATTTTCAGACAGGAAATCGTGTTCTCAGCCCTACTTCGATCCTGAGTGGGACCAAAGCCGATGTAGGTCGGATGCCACATCTGACAAACGAACCGAGGGCGCAGGAGAGAACGTCTGCTCTTAAAAATGTGAACAGCGATAACAACATGACGGAGAAAGTTCCGAGCTGCAAGATATTCGGTTTCTCTCTGACGGAGGATCCTGCCGCCATCAACCTACAGGGTCCTAGCAAGAGGAGCTGTACAAAG GTTCACAAACAAGGTAGCTTGGTGGGGAGAGCCGTTGATCTTTCACGACTGAACGGCTACGACGATCTGCTGACTGAGCTCGAGATGCTGTTCAACATGGAAGGCCTCTTGCGCGATCCCAACCACGGATGGCGCATACTGTACACCGATAGCGAGAACGACATGATGGTCGTTGGCGACGACCCTTGGCA CGAGTTTATTGATGTGGCGACGAAGATCCACATATACACACAGGAGGAAGTGGAGAAGCTGACGGTCGGAATGAACAGCGACGACACCAAGAGCTGCCTGGAGGAAGCGCCGTCAGCGCCCGACGTGTCCAAGTCGTCGTCGGTAGGGCAGCCCGATTCTTCCCCGACTGTGATAAGGATGTGA